The Alkalihalophilus pseudofirmus nucleotide sequence CATACCCAGCTACTGCAGCTTGGGCATCAATATGTTCAAACCGCTTAGACGCCATTAGAGCACGGGTAAATGTCACTTCTATTAATCTAATATCCTTATGATGACCATCAGTTGGATCAATGCGCCTCTCCTCTACATGACAATGAACCGTCGTGACATCTGGCAATGCATGCAGGCAGTCGCGCGCTGCTTTTAAAAGAAGAGAGCAAATGAATTGCTGATATAAATGATAGTAATTAGTTTTCGTCTGTGCTTTTCTTGAAAGCTTTCCTGTCTTCGTTAAACTAAATGTCTCATCGGGGATCACATCATCGTTTACTAGCACCTTCAACAGTACTTCACTTCTATCAATCGGCACAAGCTCAACTACGGCACCATATTCATTTGCAGCAATGAAAAGATCTGTTTCAGCGAGCAGCTCCTGATACATTTCTACACCGCCCGAAGCAAGTGTTTGTGCTTTATTTACACGGTTAAGCCATGAGGCATAATTCCCTTTGTCCTCTAAGACGGCTTGATCCACCTTTTCCTCTAACCCGGCACGTTCCTTTGCTTCCTTTTTTAATAGTCGCGAGAAAAAGGACGGCTTATATTGTTCGACATCTCTTCGTGCATCCGTCTCGTGTGGCCCCATTTCACCTATTGAAAATGGCGGTGCTTCACTTGCTTTTTCCTTCCAATTGATCGGTTCTGATACTCGTAAATGGAGGTGTTGTAATGCTTTTATGTGTTGTTCGTATTCTTCTACAAGCTGAGAGGTTTCATTAGATTGATCCGTTGCGTTCTTGCTCAAAGCCTGGCTTGAGTTCGTTTTCCTTCCTTTCCGAGAGGAATGAGACTTAGAGTAGGACATGCCGGTCCCTGGTATTCCAGCAGTCGTTGTCCGTCTTCCGCTCGTGTTGATAGAATGTCTAAACCCCTTTCCTCCTACACTTAATCCAATTGATTTTTTGCTGACATTTATTCTTACGCCTGGAGCGATTTTCTTACTTCGCCGAAATCTGAAGGCCATTGCAATGCTGCTCCCCTTTCAATAGAAATATCCACTATTTATGTACATTTTTATTGTCTCTTAATTTTAGCATAGATCTCTTTATTGAGATTCATTGATTACAATTATTGAAGAAAATGCCAAGGCCTTTAAATTTGTCTCCATCCAAGATTACTTTTCATATAAAATTGGTTTTACTGTATACATTTTGAAATGCTGATTCGTTGTATAAGTGTTGGGAGGATAAAGAAATGAAAAAAGAAGATGTGCTCGCCTCCTATCTTATCCAATTGGGAGAGGAAGTGTTTCGGTTGTTATTGGTGAGAGGTGCTGTGAAGGAAGATGCAGAAGATATTATTCAAAATACGTTTTATAAAGTGTATACGCTGCTTGATGATTTAACAGAAGGCAATTTGCGTCCTTGGTTTTTTCGGGTCGCTTTGAATGAACATATTGACTTGATGCGTAAAAAAGAGAAACAAACCATTTATTTGAATAATGAGATTTATACGAAGCTTGCGCATGCAGACCGTGAATTTGACGCGGTCTTGAATAAGGATGAGATCTTCTACCTTTTAAAAGAGGTCAAAAAAGAATACAAAGAAATTTTTTTGCTGAAGTATTATTATGATTTTTCTTATGAAGAAATCGCTGACATGTTAGGTGTGAAGACAGATACAGTAAAACAAAAGTTGTACCGCGCAAGAAAATTTATTCACTCAAAGACCGGAGGAAAACGCTGATGGATCACTCACTAAAAAAAGCCTTAAAAAAAGCAAAGCGAAAGCAACTCCTAAAAATTACGATGATTTCTATCCTTGTCGTCATGCTTTTACTGCCTGTCTTTTATAGAACGGGAAATTATTTTGCGGCAAAAAGTACGATGAGACTCCACGATGCATTAGTGATGCACCATGCGATTTCTCAGCCGAACGTGCATATGGATTCACGAGTGACGAGCAACCGGTCGATGTTCGGCGGAAATATTGTCACAAATCGCTCGAAGAATATTAATGGCTATGTTGTTCCTTGGAGTACTCTAACTAGCTCGTATGGCTGGATCCAAACGGAAATTGATTTTAATGAACTAATACCCGGATCTTACAGTTCTGATACAGGATTTTACGAGTATGATAAGCAAACAAAACAGAAAGTGGCAACCTTTTATCATCCATTAATCGAAGACTACCATGATGGGGTGCAAAATCAATTAGCAGCTGTTGCAGAAATGGAGAATTACGTGGCTGAAGTGGCTATTTCGTTTGACCGCCCCTACACATTTGCAGAGGTTCAAGGACGTATTCCTGACAACTTAAACATCGTTTGGTTGTATATGACCTCTGAAATTCGAGATGAAAGCATGGGTCCGGCTGGGATGCCTGTTTACGGATTTGCTCCTGGTTCCTCGCCTGATGATGATACCTATGCCTATTTTGTTGAGACACTAAAAGAGTATGATGACAGAGGCTATAATGACGCCATTCAAGAGTTTCTGAGTGAAAACGGCGATAAATCCATTGATGAAGTTGAGGTGCTGGGTGTAATGCTGACGGGTCAGACAGAGAATTTTGAAGCGTTAGTTGGTGAAGATTTCATCCGTGGTGCATCTGTTGGAGTGACTGCGGAGATGGTTCCTTATATTACGCCGGAGAAGTAAGACTATTAAAAGAAGCCTAATCCCTGCTACTAAAGAGAGGAATTAGGCTTTTATTCTTATGGTTATTCTTCAGGAAGCAAGACTACCTTTCCTAGCTTTCCTGCTTTTTTAAAATAGGCTTGAGCTTCTCTAGCTTGTTCTAGAGGGAACGTGCAATCAATGACGGGTTTGATTTTGCCCGCAGATATAGCTTGAAGCATGCGTCTGAACTCATCTCTAGTGCCCAATACAGAGCCGTAAAACGTAATATGTTTTAAGTACAGTGTTCTAAAATCAAGTTCTGTCTTTTGACCGCCAGCAGAACCAGATATACAGAACTTCCCGCCTTTTTTCAGTACTTCGAGGGAAGTTGGGAATAATGCATCCCCTACTACATCTAACACGGCATCAATTGGTCCGCCATTTACTTCGATTATTTCTCGAGCAAGATTAGGTGATTTATAAGATAATACATGGGTAGCGCCTAGCTCCTTTAATTGTGCTTCCAAACGCAGGTCGCCAACAATTGCAATCACCTTAGCGCCAAAAACGTTAGCCGCAATTTGCACATTAAGAGATCCCACACCGCCATTTGAGCCTGTAACCATCACAGTCTCGCGGGGGTGAGCTTGAATTTGTTCAACCATATGCCAAGCCGTCAACCCGCTAACTGAAAAAACGGCACTTTCGATATAATCGGCAAGCGGCATATCAAAGCATAGTTCAGCCGGCCATACGACGTATTCTGCATATCCCCCATCAAATTCTGAGCCGATAAAGGACATATCATCTGAAATATGTTCGAATCCTTCCTCTCCACTCGATTTAAACGGGAAAAGAACGACATTTTTATTGAGCATCGATTGATCTACAAGGCTGCCCGCCTTTACGACGGTACCGGTAATATCAGAGCCTGGGATGCGTGGAAACTCTACCCCTTCTGGACGCCATCCAGACTTAGAGCCATTTCCGTAAGCTCCTTCCCTCATCCAGATTTCTGTATTATTTATGGCACAAGCCTTTATTTTAATGAGCACTTCATTGTCTTTCGGTTCAGGAATAGCCCTTTCAACAATTTCTAATTTATCTACATCACCATACCCTGTTACTTGTACAGCTTTCATACCTTTTCCCCTCCCTTCGTTGGATAGTATAGAGTGTAGTACTTTTCGTTTAAATATACAAAAGGAATAAGATGAAAAAAATATGTAACATTTAAGTAAGCAACAGCTTCAAACGTTAAAAAGACAGCACTTCGTGAAAAGTACTGCTCTGGCATTGCAGCATTGACGCTCACTTATTATGGAGCTTAGAAATAAAACTCCCAGTACAGCA carries:
- a CDS encoding DUF4236 domain-containing protein — protein: MAFRFRRSKKIAPGVRINVSKKSIGLSVGGKGFRHSINTSGRRTTTAGIPGTGMSYSKSHSSRKGRKTNSSQALSKNATDQSNETSQLVEEYEQHIKALQHLHLRVSEPINWKEKASEAPPFSIGEMGPHETDARRDVEQYKPSFFSRLLKKEAKERAGLEEKVDQAVLEDKGNYASWLNRVNKAQTLASGGVEMYQELLAETDLFIAANEYGAVVELVPIDRSEVLLKVLVNDDVIPDETFSLTKTGKLSRKAQTKTNYYHLYQQFICSLLLKAARDCLHALPDVTTVHCHVEERRIDPTDGHHKDIRLIEVTFTRALMASKRFEHIDAQAAVAGYDPAWKFLKTKGFQPIR
- a CDS encoding RNA polymerase sigma factor, which translates into the protein MKKEDVLASYLIQLGEEVFRLLLVRGAVKEDAEDIIQNTFYKVYTLLDDLTEGNLRPWFFRVALNEHIDLMRKKEKQTIYLNNEIYTKLAHADREFDAVLNKDEIFYLLKEVKKEYKEIFLLKYYYDFSYEEIADMLGVKTDTVKQKLYRARKFIHSKTGGKR
- a CDS encoding sigma factor regulator N-terminal domain-containing protein, producing MDHSLKKALKKAKRKQLLKITMISILVVMLLLPVFYRTGNYFAAKSTMRLHDALVMHHAISQPNVHMDSRVTSNRSMFGGNIVTNRSKNINGYVVPWSTLTSSYGWIQTEIDFNELIPGSYSSDTGFYEYDKQTKQKVATFYHPLIEDYHDGVQNQLAAVAEMENYVAEVAISFDRPYTFAEVQGRIPDNLNIVWLYMTSEIRDESMGPAGMPVYGFAPGSSPDDDTYAYFVETLKEYDDRGYNDAIQEFLSENGDKSIDEVEVLGVMLTGQTENFEALVGEDFIRGASVGVTAEMVPYITPEK
- a CDS encoding zinc-binding dehydrogenase, giving the protein MKAVQVTGYGDVDKLEIVERAIPEPKDNEVLIKIKACAINNTEIWMREGAYGNGSKSGWRPEGVEFPRIPGSDITGTVVKAGSLVDQSMLNKNVVLFPFKSSGEEGFEHISDDMSFIGSEFDGGYAEYVVWPAELCFDMPLADYIESAVFSVSGLTAWHMVEQIQAHPRETVMVTGSNGGVGSLNVQIAANVFGAKVIAIVGDLRLEAQLKELGATHVLSYKSPNLAREIIEVNGGPIDAVLDVVGDALFPTSLEVLKKGGKFCISGSAGGQKTELDFRTLYLKHITFYGSVLGTRDEFRRMLQAISAGKIKPVIDCTFPLEQAREAQAYFKKAGKLGKVVLLPEE